A single region of the Micropterus dolomieu isolate WLL.071019.BEF.003 ecotype Adirondacks linkage group LG02, ASM2129224v1, whole genome shotgun sequence genome encodes:
- the trap1 gene encoding heat shock protein 75 kDa, mitochondrial translates to MSRCLALARFALGSSQRVNSRLMSCARGLSSRTVSRPFAGDLQVGQQQRWSSRPGVWSSQRVCLCFSQQSYYSTQEAEKEPEKEPEVEPLHTIISDTESVQGSFSKHEFQAETKKLLDIVARSLYSEKEVFIRELISNSSDALEKLRHKLITSGGETAQMEIHLRTDSAKGTFTIQDTGTGMNQEELVANLGTIARSGSKAFLDALQNQAEASSTIIGQFGVGFYSAFMVADRVDVYSQSAEPGAPGYKWSSDGSGVFELAEATGVQRGTKIVLHLKDDCKEFSSEDRVKEVVTKYSNFVSFPIFLNGRRLNTLQALWMMDPKEISDWQHEEFYRYVAQSYDKPRYTLHYRADAPLNIRSIFYVPDAKPSMFDVSREMGSSVALYSRKVLIQTKATDILPKWLRFLRGVVDSEDIPLNLSRELLQESALIRKLRDVLQQRVIRFLLDQSKKEPEKYSKFFEDYGLFMREGIVTTQEQDVKEDIAKLLRFESSALPAGQQTNLMEYSSRMKAGTRNIYYLCAPNRHLAEHSPYYEAMKQKDMEVLFCYEQFDELTLLHLREFDKKKMISVETDIVVDHYKEEKFEDSKPASERLTQEQADDLMSWMKNALGPRVTNIKLTPRLDTHPAMITVLEMGAARHFLRTQQLARTAEERAQILQPTLEINAGHDLIKKMHALKETNPDLAGLLLEQIYDNAMITAGLNDDPRPMISRLNDLLTKALEKH, encoded by the exons ATGTCCCGTTGCCTCGCGCTGGCTCGGTTCGCCCTCGGTTCCTCTCAGAGGGTTAACTCGCGGCTAATGTCATGTGCACGAGGGCTGAGCAGCCGAACTGTCTCGCGCCCCTTCGCTGGAG ACTTGCAGGTTGGACAGCAGCAGAGGTGGAGCAGTCGGCCCGGAGTGTGGAGCTCCCAGCGCGTCTGCCTCTGCTTCAGCCAGCAGTCTTACTACAGCACCCAGGAGGCTGAGAAAGAGCCGGAAAAGGAGCCTGAGGTGGAGCCTCTGCACACCATCATCAGTGATACAGAGTCTGTACAAG GTAGCTTCTCCAAACATGAATTCCAGGCTGAGACTAAAAAACTGCTGGACATCGTTGCCAGGTCCTTGTACTCAGAGAAAGAG GTGTTCATCAGGGAGCTCATCTCCAACAGCAGTGACGCTCTGGAAAAACTGCGCCACAAACTGATTACGTCAGGTGGTGAAACGGCTCAGATGGAGATTCACCTGCGGACCGATAGTGCCAAGGGAACCTTCACCATTCAG GACACAGGAACGGGGATGAACCAGGAGGAGCTGGTTGCCAACTTGGGGACCATCGCCCGCTCTGGTTCCAAG GCATTTTTGGATGCCCTGCAGAACCAGGCGGAGGCCAGCAGCACCATCATCGGTCAGTTCGGTGTGGGATTCTACTCTGCCTTCATGGTGGCCGACCGCGTTGACGTCTACTCCCAGTCGGCTGAGCCCGGTGCACCCGGATACAAGTGGTCCTCAGACGG CTCTGGAGTTTTTGAGCTCGCCGAAGCCACCGGTGTTCAACGGGGAACAAAGATCGTGCTGCACCTCAAAGACGACTGCAAGGAGTTTTCCTCTGAGGACCGAGTTAAAG AGGTTGTCACAAAATACAGCAACTTTGTCAGCTTCCCCATCTTCCTGAATGGACGAAGACTCAACACTCTGCAG GCCTTGTGGATGATGGATCCTAAGGAGATTAGTGACTGGCAGCATGAGGAGTTCTACCGTTACGTCGCTCAGTCGTACGACAAGCCCCGCTACACACTGCACTACCGCGCCGACGCCCCGCTCAACATCCGAAGCATCTTTTATGTCCCTGACGCG AAGCCGAGCATGTTTGACGTGAGCAGGGAGATGGGTTCCAGTGTGGCTCTCTACAGCAGGAAGGTCCTGATCCAGACCAAAGCCACTGACATTCTGCCCAAGTGGCTGCGCTTCCTCCGAG gcgTTGTGGACAGTGAAGACATCCCGCTGAATCTGAGCAGAGAGCTGCTGCAGGAGAGCGCCCTCATCAG GAAGCTCCGTGACGTTTTGCAGCAGAGGGTGATCCGCTTCCTGCTGGACCAGAGCAAGAAGGAGCCAGAGAAGTACAGCAAGTTCTTTGAGGACTACGGCCTCTTCATGAGGGAGGGCATCGTCACCACCCAGGAGCAAGACGTCAAG GAGGACATTGCCAAGCTGCTAAGGTTCGAGTCTTCCGCTCTGCCAGCCGGCCAGCAGACCAACCTGATGGAGTACTCCTCCCGCATGAAGGCCGGCACACGCAACATCTACTACCTGTGCGCCCCCAACCGCCATCTTGCAGAGCACTCGCCCTACTACGAGGccatgaaacagaaagacaTGGAG GTGCTGTTCTGCTATGAGCAGTTCGACGAGCTGACCCTGCTCCATCTCCGGGAGTTTGACAAGAAGAAAATGATCTCTGTCGAGACCGACATCGTGGTGGATCACTACAAGGAGGAGAAGTTTGAGGACAGCAAGCCCG CCTCTGAGCGTCTGACGCAGGAGCAGGCCGACGACCTGATGTCCTGGATGAAGAATGCTTTGGGCCCCCGAGTTACCAACATAAAG CTGACTCCTCGGCTGGACACCCACCCAGCTATGATCACAGTGCTGGAGATGGGTGCTGCACGCCACTTCCTCCGCACCCAGCAGCTTGCTCGCACCGCTGAGGAGAGAGCTCAGATACTGCAGCCCACTCTGGAGATCAATGCAGG ACACGATCTGATCAAGAAGATGCACGCGCTAAAAGAAACAAACCCTGACCTGGCTGGACTGCTACTGGAACAG ATCTACGACAACGCCATGATCACAGCAGGCCTGAATGATGATCCCCGACCGATGATTTCCCGCCTGAACGATCTGCTGACTAAAGCTCTGGAGAAGCACTGA